The sequence below is a genomic window from Streptococcus oralis.
TGATGAGGATAACAGACTGGTCGTCGTACTTAATGACCGTATCACAAGTCATTTCTGTTGGGGGATTGCTCATTTTTGGATTTACAGCATCTTGGGTTTTTGGTAGAGAATATTCTGATAAAACGATGATAGACCTATTAGCGCTCCCGATGAAAAGAGATACAATCGTATTATCCAAGTTTATCGTTATCGCTCTATGGAGCTATATTCTATCAATTTTTGCACTTTTATTAGGATTATTAGCTGGCAATCTGATTGGGCTTGAGGGTGGGAGCTTAACGGTGATTTTCAAAGGTATACTTACTTTTGGTTATTGTACTACTCTTACGATCATACTCTCTACTCCAGTAGCTTTTTTTGCTTGTTTAGGCAGGGGATATCTGTCACCATTGGCATTTATTATTTTTACAATTATTTTTTCTCAACTTGGTTCTGCTCTTAACTTTGGGAAATACATCCCATGGGCTATTCCTGCACTCGCAAGTGGTATTGCAGGAATAGCACTATTGAATTTTGGGAGCATTGTCAGTTTGTTTGGGGTAAGCATTCTAGGTCTTATCGCAACAATAGCTTGGTGGAGGTATGCTGATTATGATTAAAATGAAGTGATGAAAAAGCTAATAACACAAAACTAAGTCTTATTCATTTCCATTCAAAATCCCTCCTCCTGTTCAGATTGAAAAATAAGAGGAGGTACATTATGACAATCGAAAGTTTTGGACGAGAGGGTATCATATAAGTCCCGTTGGCCTAAATGAAAAGATAGTTTCTAAATATATAGGCGATTGGGAAAAAATGACCTTGTCTTTGATAAGTTAAGTGTCAAACCGTTCTCAGATGGTAGTTTTAGAACAAGGTAAAATCTCGTTACGGGCATCAGTCAAGTGAAGGACAAAATCCAAAAAAGATGCTTGGTCTGAACTTTTTCTAGCAGGGGCCGGATTAAAAAGAGGCTGAGGAGAAAGAGCAAGAGGATAGGATAGGATAGAAATACCAAGGATTACTGACGAATTGGACCCCTTCAGCAATCCTCAAAGGGATGTAAGTGTGGGACAGCAGACTCTGTCCAGATAGGAAAGGCAAGACAATCGCAGTCATGGTCAGAATCAGAAACTAGCCCAGGTTGAAGATAGTGTTAGAAAATTGCTTCATGAGGACCTGTTCTCCATCTTGATGAAATAACGGTCTTCTCCCAGCTCAATCAGCTCGACTGGCTGAGGATAGAAGCGATCCATGACCTCTTTTTGAAGTATGTCTCCTTTAGGACCTTGGGCAATAATTTCAGCTTCTTTTAGGAGTAGGACATGATCCATAGCAGAAGTGATTTCCTCAACATGGTGGGTGACATAGAGGATAGTTGGAGCTTTCTCCGTCTGTGTAATCTTACCAATCTGATCCAGCAGGCGCTCGCGAGCAAAGAGATCCAGACCGCTGGTCGCTTCATCTAAGATAAGCAGTTCTGGCTTTTCCATGAGACTGCGCGCAATCAGCAAGAGCTGCTTTTCCCCTTGAGACAGACTGATGTAGCTCCGGCCAATCAAATCTTGTCCGCCAAGGGAGACCAGCATTTCCCTAGCTTGATCCAGCTCTGCTTGC
It includes:
- a CDS encoding ABC transporter ATP-binding protein, yielding MEKIIKLENVSLAKQGRTILKDLNWQVKKGEHWAILGLNGSGKSTLLRLLMAEHWKTQGKVTVLGTEFGAGDIPQLRTKIGVVGSFIAERLPSHLSAEEIVLTGKYKSSILYAPYGQAELDQAREMLVSLGGQDLIGRSYISLSQGEKQLLLIARSLMEKPELLILDEATSGLDLFARERLLDQIGKITQTEKAPTILYVTHHVEEITSAMDHVLLLKEAEIIAQGPKGDILQKEVMDRFYPQPVELIELGEDRYFIKMENRSS
- a CDS encoding ABC transporter permease, encoding MKKLSSCILIEWKKLIKSKLSIVTACSICLVPFIVGLFATMMKYPENFKNLGLISAKMEMMRITDWSSYLMTVSQVISVGGLLIFGFTASWVFGREYSDKTMIDLLALPMKRDTIVLSKFIVIALWSYILSIFALLLGLLAGNLIGLEGGSLTVIFKGILTFGYCTTLTIILSTPVAFFACLGRGYLSPLAFIIFTIIFSQLGSALNFGKYIPWAIPALASGIAGIALLNFGSIVSLFGVSILGLIATIAWWRYADYD